In a genomic window of Corvus moneduloides isolate bCorMon1 chromosome 17, bCorMon1.pri, whole genome shotgun sequence:
- the EIF2S2 gene encoding eukaryotic translation initiation factor 2 subunit 2, whose amino-acid sequence MSGDEMIFDPTMSKKKKKKKKPFMLDEEGGGDTQMEETQQSETKEVEPEPTEDKDVEADEEDSRKKDTTDDLDDLNFFNQKKKKKKTKKIFDIDEAEEGVKELKIEGDVPETVEPEDDLDIMLGNKKKKKKNVKFPDEDEIMEKDEAFEDEDSKKDDGISFSLQSGPAWAGSERDYTYDELLNRVFNIMREKNPDMVAGEKRKFVMKPPQVVRVGTKKTSFVNFTDICKLLHRQPKHLLAFLLAELGTSGSIDGNNQLVIKGRFQQKQIENVLRRYIKEYVTCHTCRSPDTILQKDTRLYFLQCETCHSRCSVASIKTGFQAVTGKRAQLRAKAN is encoded by the exons ATGTCCGGCGACGAG ATGATTTTCGATCCTACTATgagcaagaagaagaagaaaaagaagaagccCTTCATGCTggatgaggaaggaggaggagacacACAAATGGAAGAGACTCAGCAATCAGAAACAAAGGAAGTTGAACCAGAGCCAACAGAAGACAAAGATGTTGAAGCAGATGAAGAagacagcaggaagaaag ATACAACAGATGACTTGGATGATTTAAACTTCTtcaatcaaaagaaaaagaagaaaaaaacaaaaaagatattTGATATAGATGAAGCAGAAGAAGGTGTAAAG GAATTGAAAATTGAAGGAGATGTGCCAGAGACAGTAGAACCTGAAGATGACCTTGATATCATGCTGGgcaataaaaagaagaaaaagaagaatgtgaAGTTTCCAGATGAAGATGAGATAATGGAAAAGGATGAAG CATTTGAGGATGAAGATAGCAAAAAAGATGATGGAATTTCTTTTAGCCTTCAGTCAGGACCTGCGTGGGCAGGCTCAGAAAGGGACTACACATATGATGAG TTGCTCAATAGAGTTTTTAATATCATGCGGGAAAAGAACCCGGACATGGTGGCTGGAGAGAAGCGGAAATTTGTCATGAAGCCCCCGCAGGTTGTGAGAGTAGGGACCAAGAAAACATCTTTTGTCAACTTCACAGATATCTGCAAATT attaCATCGTCAGCCAAAACATCTCCTGGCATTTTTGTTGGCAGAATTGGGTACAAG TGGTTCAATAGATGGTAACAACCAACTGGTAATCAAAGGAAGATTCCAGCAAAAACAGATAGAAAATGTCTTGAGAAGATATATCA AGGAGTACGTCACCTGTCACACGTGCCGCTCCCCCGACACCATCCTGCAGAAGGACACCAGGTTATACTTCCTGCAGTGCGAGACCTGCCACTCCCGCTGCTCCGTGGCCAGCATCAAAACCGGCTTCCAGGCTGTCACAGGCAAGAGAGCACAGCTCCGTGCCAAAGCTAACTAG